The genomic window aaaGAAATGAGAAGGGATTGTTTTATGCATTGGATCTTGGAGGCACAAATTTTCGGGCGCTGAGGGTGCAGTTAGGTGGGAAAGAAGAGAGAGTTGTTGCCACGGAATTTGAGCAATTATCGATTCCTCAAGGGCTTATGTTTGGTACATCTGAGGTCTGTTTTTGCACAATTTAAGTCTGCCAACACATTTGTTTATGCAttccttttaattgttttgtgtCTTGATACAGGAGCTTTTCGATTTTATTGCATCCACACTGGCTGGATTTGCAGAAAAGGAGAGCAAGAAATTTCACCTGCCGCATGGAAGGCAAAGGGAAATTGGGTTCACATTTTCTTTCCCTGTGAAGCAGACATCCATTGACTCTGGCATATTAATGAAGTGGACCAAGGGTTTTGCAGTCTCCGGAACGGTTTGTAACTCTGTATCCTTTAATTGTATATACAAGAAATATTCTTCATAAGATTTTAGTGTCTCgacaattcttatcttattTCAAATGGGTTTAGTTTGAACTTATATGATAGAATCCAAAGTAGAAGGATGTTTGTGTCGATAACTCATTTGTCGTTTAGATGAAAAAAGTTTCACTTGTCCAATAAGCCTTCTATCAACTGGATTGTTGCAAACTGTCCCAGTTTAACTTACGTGCTTGTCTTCAAGTTCATTAGTTAGCTATAAACATAAACTTTCACTCTCATGTCCGGACACTTGCACTCTGAAGTAGTATCTTGCGTTAGAGTAGTTCTTTGTTTTACTGCATGAAGTGAACTCACTAATTCAAATTATGGAGTAACCTGGCATGCCACGGTCTTTACAGGCAGGGCGAGATGTCGTTGCTTGTCTGAATGAAGCTATGGAAAGACAAGGATTGGATATGCGTGTGTCTGCCCTGGTATGTTGTGCTCATTCCAGCATCCTCCACGATAAACTTTCTGGCTTgatgaaataatctttttattataaattcatGCCTGTTAGGTTAATGATACTGTGGGAACTTTAGCGGGAGCAAGATACTGGGATGATGATGTCATGGTTGCTGTTATTTTGGGTACTGGAACTAATGCATGCTATGTAGAACGGACGGATTGCATTCCAAAACTACAGGGGCCTAAGTCTTCTTCTGGAAGAACAGTGCGGAAATTTTCCCTCTACCTCTTCTTCCTTCCCCTCcatctctttctatttttctcatttgaggTTCTAAAAACATGGTCTTGATTTGAATCCTTAATTAGATGACATTCCCTTGCCTCAGATTATTAACACAGAATGGGGAGCGTTTTCAGATGGTATTCCTTTGACTGTGTTTGATAGAGATATGGATGCAGCTAGTATCAATCCTGGTGAGCAGGTAACTTTAGTTTTCTGTGTCATGGTCAATTATGTATACTATGCCGTCATAACtggttaaaattcaaaataacttATGCCTGGACAGATATTTGAGAAGACAATCTCTGGAATGTATCTAGGAGAAATTGCACGGCGAGCTCTAGTCACAATGGCTGGAGAAGGTTCTTTGTTTGGCAGGGCCGTCCCGAATAAACTATCCACACCTTTCG from Populus trichocarpa isolate Nisqually-1 chromosome 5, P.trichocarpa_v4.1, whole genome shotgun sequence includes these protein-coding regions:
- the LOC7493962 gene encoding hexokinase-2, chloroplastic — its product is MSVAATTSPAFGTLYVSPSPRSRGTPRVTMALRSVVSVGSILTKLQQDCATPLPVIRHVADSMTADMRAGLAVDGGSNLKMILSYVDSLPSGNEKGLFYALDLGGTNFRALRVQLGGKEERVVATEFEQLSIPQGLMFGTSEELFDFIASTLAGFAEKESKKFHLPHGRQREIGFTFSFPVKQTSIDSGILMKWTKGFAVSGTAGRDVVACLNEAMERQGLDMRVSALVNDTVGTLAGARYWDDDVMVAVILGTGTNACYVERTDCIPKLQGPKSSSGRTIINTEWGAFSDGIPLTVFDRDMDAASINPGEQIFEKTISGMYLGEIARRALVTMAGEGSLFGRAVPNKLSTPFALRTPDICAMQQDNSDDLQAVGSILHNVAGVESSLSARKIVLEVCDALVKRGGRLAGAGIVGILQKMEEDSKGTIFNKRTVVAMDGGLYEHYPQYRSYLQDAVTELLGSEISKNIVIEHSKDGSGIGAALLAATNSKYDHDF